The nucleotide window TACCTTAGAATTCCTCTTTGAGACATCACTAAAACTTTCAAAAGCTTGATAGTAAAGTCTGTCAAGCTTTCTTCCAAGGGTTTCGGCCTCTTTAAATGTAAGCTTCGATTTCAGAGCTTTTCCCATGTAAGGTTCGGTGATTATTGCGTTGAACCTCGTTCTCGGAAAGCACTTTCTAAGCTTTCTAACATCGCATACCCTAAGAGAAGGATATTTCTCCACTTTGAACTCTCTTCTAAGCCACTCTACGTTCTGTTTAGCTTCGAGTATTCTTTCTTGGCTTATGTCGCTTCCGTATGCGTTTAACCCTTGAAGCGTAAGCTCCATGATTATTGTCCCCGTCCCACAGAATGGATCTAAAACGTTTCCCCTTCTTATCTCTGATAAATTGACCATTATCCTAGCTAGTCGGGGAGGTATCGATATCGTGGGCCTAACCACCGGTCTTTCAACATCCAGTTTTTTAAGCTCGAAAGGATCTGAAAGCCTTACAGTCTCTCCAACCAGAACCCTATCGTTGAGGAACATAAACACTACATCTTTAACCTCTGGAAAACCCTTTAGGATTAGCTCACTAGGCATGGCATAGGTTGTGGCGGGTTTAAAGAACTTTGAAGGTCCCTTCTCTTTAAATACCTTCTTCACATAAGATCCGAGTCTCCTCCATTCTTTCCAGTCAATTTTCCTCCCGTAGACGCTTACCGTGAATAACCTTGAATATTCCATATCTTTAACGCTTTCAATCCCCTCTCCAATTATCCTAACTAGTTTTAACGATCCCCCAACCCACCTAAAATACTTTTCAATATCGTTCTTTGACTGAACGACGATGAAGCTCTTATTGGGACCACTAATTACTTCTTCTACGACTCTCACACCTAGTTTAAACCTTCTAGAGAATGATTTTATCTCTAATATGCTCAGTTCCGGGTTTTTTCCCAAGATGATTCCATATTTTTCCATAGTTGGGGGCTATCCTAACTTCCTTTAAAATATTTGTCGTCGTTGGCTTTAATTAGTCTGAAGATGTCAAAGAATGAAACATTTTAAAGGGACTTGGCCCAATATTCTAACCAACAATGAGAAGGATAAAAGTCACCCTAATACTCCCTATGCTTATCATAGGAACCATTATTGGAACTGTTATTGCAGAGCAAGGTTACGATGTTGGTGCCTTAGTTGCTATTTTAGAAAATTCTGCTAAAGTATCCAAAACACTTGGCCATGATCCAATATATGAATCAATAAGCGAGAATCAAGAAGAACTTAGAAATCTCGTGGAAAAGGGAGAAGTTGATAAAGCTTTAGCATTGCTCGTTAATTCCACAGACCCTCTAATTCAAATCCTTAAAAAAGAGCAAATCTCAACAAATATTACGACCAGAGGAAGTATTAATAGGTTAAGATACTACATCTCGGTCCTTAATTCAACGGATTATCCAAATATTAAAGTGTTAAGTGAGATGGTCACAAAAGCTGAGGAAAACTTAAAGGCTGGGAATATTAAAGAGGCTCAACTTTACTTGAGCAATGCAGAGACGATTTTAGAAAGCTATGAGGTGGAAATTCCCTCAGTATCTTCCCCAGATCATTTATTGGAGATCCTCTTGGCTAAATACAATTCAACGTTGAAGTACTCCGTACAAGTTGGGATAGCGCTGAATGAGAGCGAGTATAAAAGGATAGAGGAGGAGGCTGAAAGCGTTACGGAGACACTATCTAAAGCTAAAGATTTAATCGATCAAGGTAGGGACTTCGAAGCACTCTTACTACTTCAAAATGGTCTCAATGATTTAATAGAGTTTCAAGATGAACTAGAATCTCTCCATGAAAGTGTAATAAGGAGAATGTTCAATGAGAACGACAAACTACTCATCCTGAAGCTTAGCATTATGTTAAAGGGATACGGCGAAACGAATAGGTATACACAGCTTTTGAACGTAGCTTCCTTAGAGATTACCCTTGCAAAAGAGGATCTAAAACTTGGAAGAAGAGAAGTTGCATATCTAAGGATACTACATGCTAGTAAAATACTCGACTATATTGCAAGAGTTGAGGGGACGTAAAATGAATAAGATAATACCTCTTTGCTTATTCACACTGCTCCTAGTAGGGTTGAGTGGAAGTGTTAGCGCTTATATTGTTGAAAAGACCGAGATATATGTGTGGGAAGATAATTCAGTAACGGTTAGTGAAACTATAATCCCCGAAGATTATGAAGTCCTAATTAGAGTCCCAACAATTGGTGTTCCAAAAGATATTTT belongs to Pyrococcus abyssi GE5 and includes:
- a CDS encoding TRM11 family SAM-dependent methyltransferase — encoded protein: MEKYGIILGKNPELSILEIKSFSRRFKLGVRVVEEVISGPNKSFIVVQSKNDIEKYFRWVGGSLKLVRIIGEGIESVKDMEYSRLFTVSVYGRKIDWKEWRRLGSYVKKVFKEKGPSKFFKPATTYAMPSELILKGFPEVKDVVFMFLNDRVLVGETVRLSDPFELKKLDVERPVVRPTISIPPRLARIMVNLSEIRRGNVLDPFCGTGTIIMELTLQGLNAYGSDISQERILEAKQNVEWLRREFKVEKYPSLRVCDVRKLRKCFPRTRFNAIITEPYMGKALKSKLTFKEAETLGRKLDRLYYQAFESFSDVSKRNSKVVFVFPAFNLVDGSVYRRERQWLEDLGFKVITRILEGEKEQRILREIYVLSKY